The Campylobacter hyointestinalis subsp. hyointestinalis nucleotide sequence ATAGGTATCTCAAATGCACCAGGAACCAAGATAAGATCTAAGTTTTCTTCTTTTCCGCCGTGTCTTAAAAAGGCGTCTTTTGCACCTTCTACTAGCCTATCTGTGATTATGTGGTTAAATCTTGCATTTATGATAGCGACTTTTTCGTTGCCTTTTAAACTCAAATTTCCTTCTATTATATTCATTTTTTTCTCCTTATATTATCTTTAACATTATAACACTAAAAATTATCAAAAATAGATAAAATAGCTTTTTCAAACCTAACTTTTCTTTATTTATCAAAACACCAACCCCAACAGCGCCTATAGCTCCTATACCCGTCCAAATAGCGTAGCTCACAGACATTGCTAAGCTTTGCATAGCAAACCTAAGCAGACTAAGAGAGCAGGTAAAAGTAATGACTATAAATAAGAAATTTATTATTTTTTTGATACCGCTAGAATGCCCATATTTATTTAAAAAAACAACACCTAAAACTTCAAATCCGCCGGCTAAAATAAGAGCTAAAAAATGTATCAATTTTTTACACCTTTGATCCCTAAAACTCCGACTAAAAGTGTAGCTATGAAAAATAGCCTTAAATAATCAACGCTATTTCTATTAAAATAATCAGTCAAAATTTCAGCACTTACTATAAATAAAGTTCCAAAACCTATAAATAAAGTATAAGCAACACTTGCCAAAAGATACTTAAACGCACTCATAAATGAGAAAAAACTCACACAGATAAAGCAGATAGTTATAAGATACTCCAAATTTGAATCCGCATGTTTTAGCCCATAAGCCCATCCACATTCAAAAATCGCACCTAATAAAACAAAAAATAGACCTTTGTTCATTAAGA carries:
- a CDS encoding DMT family transporter, with amino-acid sequence MNKGLFFVLLGAIFECGWAYGLKHADSNLEYLITICFICVSFFSFMSAFKYLLASVAYTLFIGFGTLFIVSAEILTDYFNRNSVDYLRLFFIATLLVGVLGIKGVKN
- a CDS encoding DMT family transporter yields the protein MIHFLALILAGGFEVLGVVFLNKYGHSSGIKKIINFLFIVITFTCSLSLLRFAMQSLAMSVSYAIWTGIGAIGAVGVGVLINKEKLGLKKLFYLFLIIFSVIMLKII